The following coding sequences are from one Selenomonas sputigena ATCC 35185 window:
- the rplT gene encoding 50S ribosomal protein L20, whose translation MPRVKSGVTAHRRHKKILKLAKGYRGAKSKQFKKANETVMKALYYARRDRRAKKGEFRKLWIARINAAARMNGISYSRLINGLTKAGVEVNRKMFADLAVHDEKAFAQLVAIAKENQ comes from the coding sequence ATGCCAAGAGTAAAATCCGGCGTTACGGCGCATCGCCGCCATAAGAAGATTCTGAAGCTCGCCAAGGGCTATCGCGGCGCAAAGAGCAAGCAGTTTAAGAAGGCGAACGAGACGGTCATGAAGGCGCTCTACTATGCGCGTCGTGATCGCCGCGCGAAGAAGGGCGAGTTCCGCAAGCTCTGGATCGCCCGCATCAATGCGGCTGCACGCATGAACGGCATTTCCTACAGCCGTCTCATCAACGGCTTAACGAAGGCCGGCGTCGAGGTCAACCGCAAGATGTTTGCCGATCTTGCCGTGCACGATGAGAAGGCGTTTGCCCAGCTCGTCGCCATTGCCAAGGAAAATCAGTAA
- the rpmI gene encoding 50S ribosomal protein L35: MPKVKTRRAAAKRFSITGSGEFKRNKAFKSHILEKKTRKRKRNLRKATLVAAADHRRVRDMLNK; this comes from the coding sequence ATGCCAAAGGTAAAGACACGCAGAGCCGCTGCCAAGCGCTTTTCGATAACGGGTTCCGGTGAGTTCAAGCGGAACAAAGCGTTCAAGAGCCATATCCTTGAGAAGAAGACGAGGAAGCGCAAGCGCAACCTGCGCAAGGCTACGCTTGTCGCCGCCGCTGACCACAGGCGCGTGCGCGATATGCTGAACAAGTAA
- the infC gene encoding translation initiation factor IF-3, whose amino-acid sequence MSRDSLRINEEIRIREVRVTSASGEQLGIMATRDALRMAEEQHLDLVEVAPKAKPPVCRIMDFGKYRYEQQKREKEAKKKQKIVTIKEVKLRPNIEQHDFDVKLKNALRFLEEGNKVKVTIMFRGRELSHPELGREVLNKVADRLKELVSIERDAKLEGKNMTMILAPKAQTKGGK is encoded by the coding sequence ATTAGCAGGGACTCTTTAAGAATCAACGAAGAAATCCGCATTCGCGAGGTACGCGTCACGAGCGCGTCCGGCGAGCAGCTCGGCATCATGGCGACACGCGATGCCTTGCGCATGGCGGAGGAGCAGCATCTCGATCTCGTCGAGGTTGCGCCGAAAGCGAAGCCTCCTGTCTGCCGCATCATGGATTTCGGCAAGTACCGTTACGAGCAGCAAAAAAGGGAGAAGGAGGCGAAGAAGAAGCAGAAGATCGTCACGATCAAGGAGGTCAAGCTGCGCCCGAACATCGAGCAGCATGATTTCGACGTGAAGCTCAAGAATGCTCTTCGCTTTCTGGAAGAAGGAAACAAGGTCAAGGTCACGATCATGTTCCGTGGCCGCGAATTGTCGCATCCGGAGCTTGGCCGAGAGGTCTTGAACAAGGTGGCCGACCGGCTCAAGGAGCTCGTTTCCATCGAGCGCGATGCGAAGCTGGAGGGCAAGAACATGACGATGATTCTCGCCCCGAAGGCGCAGACTAAAGGAGGAAAATAA
- a CDS encoding cell division protein ZapA, with the protein MEKKKVVVEIFGEVYPLKSDEPADYVRQLAKLVDDNMRDVAKKTRSFSGTKIGVLAALQLADEYYKLKKDYDELLALLEEPKG; encoded by the coding sequence ATGGAAAAGAAGAAGGTAGTCGTTGAGATATTCGGCGAAGTGTATCCGCTCAAGAGCGATGAACCTGCCGACTATGTGCGCCAGCTTGCCAAGCTCGTGGATGACAACATGCGCGACGTCGCTAAAAAGACCCGCAGTTTCTCGGGCACGAAGATCGGTGTGCTCGCCGCCCTGCAGCTTGCCGATGAATACTACAAGCTGAAGAAGGATTACGACGAACTCTTAGCGCTTTTGGAAGAGCCGAAAGGGTAG
- the pheT gene encoding phenylalanine--tRNA ligase subunit beta, which translates to MQVSIEWLHDYIDFKETAEELADKYTMAGVPVENVVRADSGLDKVVTGRIEQLEPNPDSDHLLVCRMNVGQKELVTIQTGADNVHEGDIVPVALVGAHLPNGLKIAKGKLRGIVSNGMLCSAGELKLDESKLTEEQKNGIYILPPDTPVGIPASKVLGLDGVVLEFELTANRGDCFSVLGLVREAAVLTGGEAKFPEIRVEEDASVRASDLIEIGIAAPELCSRFSARVLQNVKIAPSPAWMAKRLEDAGIRAINNVVDVTNFVMLELGQPMHAYDWAQIAGKKLTARLAAKGEELHTLDDSSRRAKGTELVIADAEKAAGLAGVMGGLESEVTDATQTVVLEAAAFNGASIRRMSRALGLRSEASGRFERGVDVAHTVRALDRAAQLLQQMGACTVASGVVDVYPTPKAPVEVTFTAAAVNARLGTEIEGAEMKRILEKLGFAVREESSSYIACVPSWRSDVTLMEDISEEVARIHGYDKIAATRPRGEAVQGRQSERLSFIGRIKEILTGLGMTETVSFSFTHPSMFDKMQVPQASALRRAVPIMNPLTDEYPLVRTTLLSSLLENAQRNFSRKNEDLRLFEVAPIFVPKELPVTEQPEEIVKLAGLLAGRRHPIGWNQDTEAVDFYDVKGVVEELLARLSIANYTVESGEHFALHPGKTAFFKKGREVIAVLGEVHPAVLKALGIHKKAYIFEMDVETLLKYRAKNFRYEPLPRFPAISRDLALLVDEQTDAAQLARTIEKSAGKFFKDLHLFDVYTGEQVAEGKKSMAFSVDFQSADKTLKDEEADEAVAKILAALQKECGAELRA; encoded by the coding sequence ATGCAGGTATCGATCGAATGGCTTCATGACTATATAGACTTCAAGGAGACGGCGGAAGAACTGGCCGACAAATACACGATGGCGGGCGTGCCCGTGGAAAATGTCGTGCGTGCGGACAGCGGACTGGACAAGGTCGTCACGGGACGCATCGAACAGCTTGAGCCGAATCCCGATTCCGATCATCTTCTCGTTTGCCGGATGAATGTGGGGCAAAAGGAACTCGTCACGATTCAGACGGGCGCGGACAACGTGCATGAAGGGGACATCGTTCCCGTCGCGCTCGTCGGCGCGCATCTGCCGAACGGCTTGAAGATTGCGAAGGGCAAACTGCGCGGCATCGTGTCGAACGGCATGCTTTGTTCCGCCGGCGAGCTGAAGCTCGATGAATCGAAGCTGACAGAGGAGCAAAAGAACGGCATCTACATCCTGCCGCCCGATACGCCCGTAGGGATTCCGGCGAGCAAGGTCTTGGGACTCGACGGCGTCGTCTTGGAATTCGAGCTTACGGCGAACCGCGGTGACTGCTTCAGCGTCTTGGGGCTTGTGCGCGAAGCTGCCGTGCTCACGGGAGGCGAGGCGAAGTTCCCTGAGATTCGCGTCGAAGAAGACGCCTCCGTCAGGGCTTCTGACCTCATCGAGATCGGCATAGCGGCGCCCGAGCTTTGCAGCCGCTTCTCCGCGCGCGTCCTGCAGAACGTCAAGATCGCGCCGTCGCCCGCATGGATGGCGAAGCGGCTGGAAGATGCAGGCATCCGCGCCATCAACAATGTCGTCGACGTCACGAACTTCGTCATGCTGGAGCTCGGCCAGCCCATGCATGCCTACGATTGGGCGCAGATTGCGGGGAAGAAGCTCACGGCGCGGCTTGCGGCAAAAGGGGAGGAGCTTCATACGCTCGACGATTCCTCGCGCCGCGCCAAGGGAACGGAACTTGTCATCGCCGATGCGGAAAAGGCTGCGGGTCTTGCCGGCGTCATGGGCGGTTTGGAATCGGAAGTCACCGACGCGACGCAGACCGTCGTCCTGGAGGCCGCTGCGTTCAATGGCGCGAGCATCCGCCGCATGAGCCGCGCCCTCGGCCTTCGCTCCGAGGCGTCGGGGCGCTTCGAGCGCGGCGTTGACGTCGCGCATACGGTGCGTGCGCTCGATCGTGCAGCGCAGCTCCTGCAGCAGATGGGCGCCTGCACGGTTGCCTCGGGCGTCGTCGACGTATATCCGACGCCCAAGGCGCCTGTGGAAGTCACTTTCACCGCGGCGGCGGTCAATGCGCGTCTCGGCACGGAGATCGAAGGTGCGGAGATGAAGCGCATCCTCGAAAAACTCGGCTTCGCCGTGCGCGAGGAGAGCAGCTCGTACATCGCATGCGTGCCCTCGTGGCGCAGCGATGTGACCTTGATGGAGGACATCTCTGAAGAAGTCGCGCGCATCCACGGCTACGACAAGATTGCCGCGACGCGCCCGCGCGGCGAAGCCGTGCAGGGACGCCAGAGCGAGCGGCTCTCATTCATCGGCCGCATCAAGGAGATTCTCACAGGACTCGGCATGACGGAAACCGTGTCCTTCAGTTTCACGCATCCGAGCATGTTCGACAAGATGCAGGTGCCGCAGGCGAGCGCCCTGCGCCGCGCCGTGCCGATCATGAATCCGCTGACGGACGAATATCCGCTCGTGCGAACGACGCTCCTTTCCAGCCTCTTGGAAAACGCACAGCGCAACTTCTCGCGCAAGAACGAAGATCTGCGCCTCTTCGAGGTCGCGCCGATCTTTGTGCCGAAGGAATTGCCCGTGACGGAGCAGCCCGAGGAAATCGTGAAGCTCGCAGGGCTTCTTGCAGGCAGGCGTCATCCGATCGGCTGGAATCAGGACACTGAAGCCGTCGACTTCTACGATGTCAAGGGTGTCGTAGAAGAACTCCTCGCGCGTCTTTCTATCGCCAATTATACGGTGGAAAGCGGCGAACACTTCGCGCTGCATCCGGGGAAGACGGCATTCTTCAAGAAGGGCAGGGAGGTCATCGCCGTGCTCGGCGAGGTGCATCCTGCTGTCCTGAAAGCGCTCGGTATCCACAAGAAGGCATACATCTTCGAGATGGACGTCGAGACCTTGCTCAAGTATCGCGCGAAGAACTTCCGCTATGAGCCGCTGCCGCGCTTCCCCGCGATCTCGCGCGACCTCGCACTGCTCGTCGACGAGCAGACGGACGCGGCGCAACTCGCACGCACCATCGAAAAGAGTGCGGGCAAGTTCTTCAAGGATCTGCACCTCTTCGACGTTTACACAGGCGAGCAGGTCGCCGAGGGCAAGAAGAGCATGGCATTCAGCGTCGACTTCCAGTCGGCGGACAAGACCTTGAAGGACGAAGAAGCCGACGAAGCCGTAGCGAAGATCTTGGCGGCGCTCCAAAAAGAATGCGGCGCTGAGCTTCGCGCCTGA
- the pheS gene encoding phenylalanine--tRNA ligase subunit alpha → MEGKIAKIREDAVAAIEAAGVTLADLDGIRVKVFGKKGELTAIQRGMGKLDPAERPRLGQIVNEARAAIESALEKKRAALAEEALAAKLAGEKIDVTLPGRREPLGHLHPLTVTMERIKSIFMAMGYSVEEGPEIERDHYNFEALNLPKDHPARDMQDSFYITEDILMRTHTSPVQARTMQAHEPNSPIRMIAPGRVYRRDDYDATHSPMFTQVEGLVVDKGIRFSDLKGTLEDFLRQIFDEKARVRFRPSFFPFTEPSTEVDISCVMCHGEGCRVCKGTGWLEILGAGMVHPNVLKMSGYDPEKVAGFAFGMGVERIAMLSYGIDDLRLFYDNDVRFLHQF, encoded by the coding sequence ATGGAAGGCAAGATAGCGAAGATTCGCGAGGACGCCGTCGCAGCCATCGAAGCGGCGGGCGTGACGCTCGCAGATCTTGACGGCATCCGCGTCAAGGTGTTCGGCAAGAAGGGCGAGCTGACGGCGATCCAACGCGGCATGGGAAAGCTCGACCCTGCAGAGAGGCCGCGTCTCGGGCAGATCGTCAATGAGGCGCGCGCGGCGATCGAAAGCGCGTTGGAGAAGAAGCGTGCGGCGCTTGCCGAAGAGGCGCTTGCCGCGAAGCTTGCAGGCGAGAAGATCGACGTGACGCTTCCCGGGCGGCGCGAGCCTCTGGGGCATCTGCATCCTTTGACGGTCACGATGGAGCGCATCAAGAGCATCTTCATGGCGATGGGCTACAGCGTCGAAGAGGGGCCGGAAATCGAGCGTGACCACTACAATTTCGAAGCGTTGAACCTGCCGAAGGATCATCCGGCGCGCGATATGCAGGATTCCTTCTACATCACGGAGGACATCCTCATGCGTACGCACACCTCTCCCGTGCAGGCGCGCACGATGCAGGCGCACGAGCCGAATTCGCCGATCCGCATGATCGCTCCCGGCCGGGTCTATCGCCGCGACGATTACGACGCGACGCATTCGCCGATGTTCACGCAAGTCGAGGGTCTTGTCGTCGACAAGGGCATTCGTTTCTCCGACCTCAAGGGAACGCTCGAAGACTTCCTGCGTCAGATTTTCGATGAAAAGGCTCGCGTGCGCTTTCGTCCGAGCTTCTTCCCGTTCACCGAGCCGAGCACGGAGGTTGACATCTCGTGCGTCATGTGCCACGGCGAAGGCTGCCGCGTCTGCAAGGGCACGGGATGGCTGGAGATTCTCGGTGCGGGCATGGTGCATCCGAACGTCCTCAAGATGAGCGGCTACGATCCCGAGAAGGTCGCGGGCTTCGCCTTCGGCATGGGGGTCGAGCGCATCGCCATGCTTTCCTACGGCATCGACGATCTGCGGCTTTTCTATGACAACGATGTGCGCTTCTTGCATCAGTTCTGA
- a CDS encoding metal ABC transporter substrate-binding protein has product MFLCLLTALCLLLTGCGGTNTAGGGKDGSFHIVTSFYPMYVATINITQGVDGVTVTNMTKPQTGCLHDYQLMTEDMKTLEKADAFVINGAGMESFLDKVVEQQKNLKIIDASKGIELLKDDDEENPHVWLSVTDAILQVKNIAEQLKAADPKHADAYEKNAAAYIKKLEALKAEMHTELDTVPNKDIVTFHEAFPYFAKEFGLNIISVVEREPGTEPTPAELQATIEQVKKLPVKVLFTEPQYSPSAAETIARETGAKIYTLDPVVTGEANDQALNAYIDTMKKNMETLKTALQ; this is encoded by the coding sequence ATGTTCCTTTGCCTGCTCACTGCCCTCTGCCTGCTCCTCACAGGATGCGGCGGCACGAACACGGCGGGAGGCGGCAAGGACGGCTCCTTCCACATCGTCACGTCCTTCTACCCCATGTACGTCGCCACCATCAACATCACACAGGGCGTCGACGGCGTGACCGTCACCAACATGACGAAGCCGCAGACGGGCTGCCTGCACGACTACCAGCTCATGACCGAGGACATGAAGACGCTCGAAAAAGCCGATGCCTTCGTCATCAACGGCGCAGGCATGGAGAGCTTCCTCGACAAGGTCGTCGAGCAGCAGAAGAACCTCAAGATCATCGACGCCTCCAAGGGCATCGAGCTTCTGAAAGACGACGATGAGGAGAATCCACATGTCTGGCTCAGCGTCACCGACGCCATCCTGCAGGTGAAGAACATCGCCGAGCAGCTCAAGGCGGCCGATCCCAAGCACGCCGACGCCTACGAAAAGAACGCTGCCGCCTACATCAAGAAGCTCGAAGCGCTCAAGGCCGAGATGCACACCGAACTCGACACCGTGCCGAACAAGGACATCGTGACCTTCCACGAAGCCTTCCCCTACTTCGCCAAGGAATTCGGCCTCAACATCATCAGCGTCGTCGAGCGCGAGCCGGGCACGGAGCCGACACCCGCAGAGCTGCAGGCGACGATCGAGCAGGTCAAGAAACTGCCCGTCAAGGTTCTCTTCACCGAGCCACAGTACTCGCCGAGCGCCGCTGAAACCATCGCGCGCGAAACGGGCGCGAAGATCTACACGCTCGATCCCGTCGTCACAGGCGAGGCGAACGATCAGGCACTCAATGCCTACATCGACACCATGAAGAAGAACATGGAAACGCTGAAGACGGCGCTGCAGTAA